One part of the Halopenitus persicus genome encodes these proteins:
- a CDS encoding DUF4242 domain-containing protein yields MDVHRDVDASIEDVVEAHKKDVEAQEKHGVKYLNYWVDDDEGAVFCLFEGPSKKAGERVHEEAHGLTADEIFEVEQGE; encoded by the coding sequence ATGGACGTTCACAGGGACGTTGATGCGAGCATTGAGGACGTTGTAGAAGCTCACAAGAAGGATGTCGAAGCCCAGGAAAAACACGGCGTGAAATATCTGAACTACTGGGTGGATGATGACGAAGGTGCCGTCTTTTGCCTCTTTGAGGGACCTAGCAAAAAAGCGGGTGAGAGGGTCCACGAAGAAGCTCATGGTCTCACCGCGGACGAGATCTTCGAAGTTGAACAGGGCGAGTGA
- a CDS encoding RNA-guided endonuclease InsQ/TnpB family protein: MADDYVRRTAITRLSVDDEQRDLLEETISEWKRGCQIATDLAWGHCNTKSDVQPLAYDPVRDETDLGSQHAILATHQAAQAITGCIERRAKDKKVSKPTFTAPTVKYDTRTMTVFDDDTVSLSTTERRVRCPLDLPDADDGYQRQYLDSDEWSVTESTLTARDGEFFLHIGFRRYKNDTERNTAEDGTVLGVDLGIENLAVTSTAYFFSGRELTHRLREFEKVRAGLQQAGTRSAHRTLVQSSGRELRYVRDVLHRASNALIDEALRYDCDVIAFENLTHIRDRTGASWGHKWAFRTLYEQVEYKAEAVGISVKQVGSAYTSKRCCECGFTADENRPSRNDFRCVKCGSEANADYNAAKNIGIRYVRRGQQSSRRTGDSQLALKSGTVKPKGGFTAYPNGFEAEFTDKPHPPRANLSE, encoded by the coding sequence GTGGCAGACGACTACGTGCGTCGGACGGCAATCACCCGCCTCTCGGTAGACGACGAGCAACGCGATCTGCTCGAAGAGACCATCTCCGAGTGGAAACGGGGCTGTCAAATCGCCACCGACCTCGCGTGGGGGCACTGCAACACCAAGAGCGATGTGCAACCCCTTGCCTACGATCCTGTGCGCGACGAGACCGACCTCGGGAGTCAGCACGCAATTCTGGCCACTCACCAAGCCGCACAAGCCATCACTGGCTGTATCGAACGCCGGGCGAAAGACAAGAAGGTCAGCAAGCCGACGTTCACCGCGCCAACCGTGAAGTACGATACGCGGACGATGACGGTGTTCGATGACGATACCGTGTCCCTCTCTACGACGGAGCGCCGGGTGCGGTGTCCGCTCGACCTTCCCGATGCCGACGATGGCTACCAGCGACAGTACCTTGACTCGGACGAATGGAGTGTTACCGAAAGCACGCTCACCGCCCGAGACGGCGAGTTCTTCTTGCATATCGGTTTCCGCCGGTACAAGAACGATACCGAACGGAACACCGCCGAGGACGGAACGGTTCTCGGGGTTGACCTCGGTATCGAAAACCTCGCCGTCACTAGCACCGCCTACTTCTTCAGCGGGCGGGAGCTAACCCATCGACTCCGTGAGTTCGAGAAGGTACGCGCCGGGTTGCAACAGGCCGGAACACGAAGCGCTCATCGAACGCTCGTACAGTCGAGCGGTCGGGAACTTCGCTACGTCCGCGACGTGCTTCACCGAGCATCGAACGCACTGATAGACGAAGCCCTCCGATACGACTGCGACGTCATCGCGTTCGAGAACCTAACCCACATCCGCGATCGAACCGGTGCGTCGTGGGGTCACAAGTGGGCGTTCCGAACGCTCTACGAACAGGTCGAGTACAAAGCCGAAGCGGTCGGTATCTCGGTGAAGCAAGTCGGGTCGGCGTACACATCGAAGCGGTGTTGTGAGTGTGGATTCACGGCAGACGAGAACCGTCCGTCACGGAACGACTTTCGATGCGTGAAGTGCGGGTCGGAAGCGAACGCGGACTACAACGCGGCGAAGAACATCGGGATACGGTATGTCCGTCGAGGCCAACAGTCGTCTCGGCGGACGGGCGACAGTCAGCTCGCCCTCAAGTCCGGAACGGTGAAGCCGAAAGGCGGATTTACCGCCTACCCCAATGGGTTCGAGGCCGAGTTCACGGACAAGCCCCACCCTCCACGAGCGAACCTCTCAGAGTGA
- a CDS encoding AbrB/MazE/SpoVT family DNA-binding domain-containing protein encodes MFCTTIVSSRSTETDRQGRLYIPKEIREQYGGKYHIVTYEDRIQLIPVADDPLAAIREATGGLRDASIEEIREGIEAEVKAKARDQDVDR; translated from the coding sequence TTGTTTTGTACCACGATAGTCTCTTCTAGGTCAACAGAGACGGACCGGCAAGGTCGGCTCTACATCCCCAAGGAGATACGGGAACAGTACGGTGGCAAGTATCACATCGTCACCTACGAGGACAGGATCCAGCTCATTCCGGTCGCAGACGACCCACTCGCCGCCATCCGTGAGGCGACAGGCGGTCTCCGTGATGCATCCATCGAGGAGATCCGTGAGGGCATCGAAGCGGAAGTCAAAGCCAAGGCCCGAGATCAGGACGTCGATAGATGA
- a CDS encoding mechanosensitive ion channel family protein, with protein sequence MSPLQQGVSVDPQQYVPAILSAITTVVLFLVVFVILYLLGKYFLTRAVEGSLRQREFDETLIGLAVSVTVVITAVVAVALAATVAGFGVVLSAFAILAGALALSVGFAAQGLIANFVAGVFIIQDEPFTIGDWIEWDGNSGVVREIHLRVTKLDTFDNELLTVPNSDLANAAVINNVANTQRRVSVGFGIGYDDDIERARNAVLTEGANIEGVLDEPEPTAPVAELGDSAVVLSGRIWIDPNEHSYGAIRAQFVEAVKERFDAEGIDMPYPNTELSGGVEVTNIGETEG encoded by the coding sequence ATGTCACCACTTCAACAAGGCGTCTCCGTCGATCCACAGCAGTACGTCCCAGCGATTCTCAGCGCGATCACGACGGTCGTGCTGTTCCTCGTCGTGTTCGTGATCCTCTATCTCCTCGGGAAGTACTTCCTGACCCGAGCAGTGGAAGGCAGCCTCAGACAGCGCGAATTCGACGAGACGCTCATTGGTCTCGCCGTCAGCGTGACCGTCGTGATTACCGCCGTCGTGGCGGTCGCGCTAGCCGCGACAGTGGCCGGATTTGGCGTCGTTCTCTCGGCATTTGCCATCTTGGCCGGGGCGCTCGCGCTCTCCGTTGGATTCGCTGCACAGGGCCTGATTGCCAACTTCGTTGCCGGTGTGTTCATCATTCAGGATGAACCGTTCACCATCGGTGACTGGATCGAGTGGGACGGAAACAGCGGCGTCGTTCGTGAGATCCACCTGCGCGTGACGAAGTTAGATACGTTCGATAACGAGTTACTCACCGTGCCGAACAGCGATCTTGCCAACGCTGCAGTGATCAATAACGTGGCAAACACGCAGCGGCGAGTGTCGGTTGGTTTCGGTATCGGGTATGATGATGACATTGAACGGGCGCGGAATGCCGTTCTCACAGAGGGAGCCAACATCGAGGGAGTATTGGACGAGCCCGAACCGACGGCTCCCGTCGCGGAACTGGGCGACTCAGCGGTGGTACTTTCGGGCCGGATCTGGATCGATCCGAACGAACACAGCTATGGGGCGATACGTGCCCAGTTCGTCGAAGCAGTCAAGGAGCGTTTCGATGCCGAGGGGATCGATATGCCATATCCCAATACGGAACTCTCTGGAGGGGTCGAGGTCACGAACATCGGTGAAACTGAAGGATAG
- a CDS encoding winged helix-turn-helix domain-containing protein, giving the protein MSEEAPPSTRASPDGGTEHRDVNDVVVDEWIEETTPFERVYEIIGRTYDPMSAARIADRARVSPTTARKHLRALVNAGEVTTSQDGQTTLYCRSETAIITEHTQSLLAELTPEEIAAGITEMKTKIQDWRDEYDVESPEELARELDIEDADSDAGALLREWQTTRRNLALAQAALAIGEARRTGHLTGTDMDDDGNSDSSIVV; this is encoded by the coding sequence ATGTCTGAGGAGGCACCTCCATCCACCCGAGCGAGTCCAGATGGCGGTACCGAACACCGTGACGTCAACGACGTTGTCGTCGATGAATGGATCGAGGAGACGACCCCCTTCGAACGCGTCTACGAAATCATCGGCCGGACCTACGATCCGATGTCTGCAGCACGGATTGCCGACCGCGCCCGTGTCTCGCCGACGACGGCACGAAAGCATCTTCGAGCGCTCGTGAACGCCGGCGAAGTAACGACATCACAGGATGGACAGACAACGCTGTACTGCCGGTCGGAAACGGCCATCATCACCGAGCATACACAGTCGCTGCTTGCGGAGCTGACGCCCGAGGAGATCGCAGCAGGAATCACCGAGATGAAGACGAAGATACAGGACTGGCGTGACGAGTACGACGTTGAGTCTCCCGAAGAACTCGCCCGGGAACTGGACATTGAAGACGCCGACAGCGACGCTGGTGCGCTTCTCAGAGAATGGCAAACGACTCGCCGCAACCTCGCACTCGCACAGGCAGCACTCGCTATTGGTGAGGCACGTCGTACCGGCCATCTCACTGGAACGGATATGGACGACGATGGCAACAGCGATAGTTCGATCGTCGTATGA
- a CDS encoding PIN domain-containing protein: MTVYVETDFLLALAKDSDWLQGSAEEALDEYEVETSAFSYLELVLAGERYEFDYVPLVANLLELVPVRDEEEKQVVLKAVNYYDEGMMPFDAFHAATAETRGMDVLSSVQDYEAIEVERVSLEPSDEE; encoded by the coding sequence ATGACGGTATACGTCGAGACGGACTTCCTACTCGCACTCGCCAAGGATTCCGACTGGTTGCAGGGGTCTGCGGAGGAAGCACTCGACGAGTACGAGGTCGAAACGTCGGCGTTCTCGTATCTCGAACTCGTCCTCGCCGGAGAACGCTACGAGTTCGACTACGTGCCGTTGGTGGCGAACCTGCTCGAACTCGTCCCCGTGCGAGACGAGGAGGAGAAGCAGGTGGTTCTGAAGGCCGTCAACTACTACGACGAGGGGATGATGCCGTTCGACGCGTTCCACGCAGCGACTGCGGAAACGCGAGGAATGGACGTACTCTCCTCCGTGCAGGACTACGAAGCTATCGAGGTCGAACGAGTCTCACTCGAACCGAGCGACGAGGAGTGA